A genomic region of Streptosporangium lutulentum contains the following coding sequences:
- the ctaD gene encoding aa3-type cytochrome oxidase subunit I — MTTFEQSRDEPLTSPLAPRTSGKGQILASWLSSTDHKVIGYLYLITAFGFFMIAGLMAMIIRAELAQPGMQFVTQSQYNELFTMHGTLMLLLFATPLFAGFANVVMPLQIGAPDVAFPRLNMVSYWLFLFGGLTALTGFATNGGAADFGWTGYAPLSTGTFSPQVGGDLWCVGLVMSGLGTILGSVNFITTIICMRAPGMTMFRMPIFTWNVLLTGVLVLMAFPVLAAALLVLEADRRFGARVFEPQSGGPLLWQHLFWFFGHPEVYVIALPFFGIITEVIPVFSRKPIFGYVGLVGATIAISGLSMTVWAHHMFATGRVLLPFFSFMSFLIAIPTGVKFFNWTGTMWRGHLSFQTPMMFAIGFLVTFLFGGLTGVILASPPLDFHVTDSYFVVAHFHYVVFGTVVFAMFAGFYFWWPKMTGKMLNDRLGKVHFWTLFVGFHTTFLIHHLLGAKGMPRRYADYSPLDGFTELNMISSAGAFLLGASTLPFLYNIWRTARHAPRVTVDDPWGFGNSLEWATSCPPPRHNFDFLPTIRSERPAFDLHYPRVAAQAQPRQLDPAEPGESI, encoded by the coding sequence ATGACGACATTCGAACAGTCTCGCGACGAGCCGCTGACCTCCCCGCTGGCGCCGCGCACGAGTGGCAAGGGCCAGATCCTGGCGTCATGGTTGTCGAGCACCGACCACAAGGTGATCGGATACCTCTACCTGATCACGGCGTTCGGGTTCTTCATGATCGCCGGGCTCATGGCCATGATCATCCGGGCGGAGCTCGCGCAGCCCGGGATGCAGTTTGTCACCCAGTCGCAGTACAACGAGTTGTTCACCATGCACGGCACGCTCATGCTGCTGCTGTTCGCCACGCCGCTGTTCGCCGGATTCGCCAATGTGGTCATGCCGCTGCAGATCGGCGCGCCCGACGTGGCGTTTCCCCGGCTCAACATGGTCAGCTACTGGCTGTTCCTGTTCGGCGGTCTCACCGCCCTCACCGGATTCGCGACCAACGGCGGCGCCGCCGACTTCGGCTGGACGGGATACGCCCCGTTGTCCACCGGGACCTTCTCCCCGCAGGTCGGCGGTGACCTGTGGTGCGTGGGCCTGGTGATGTCCGGGCTCGGCACGATCCTGGGCTCGGTCAACTTCATCACCACGATCATCTGCATGCGCGCGCCCGGCATGACTATGTTCCGCATGCCGATCTTCACCTGGAACGTGCTGCTGACCGGTGTCCTGGTATTGATGGCCTTCCCGGTGCTCGCCGCCGCGCTGCTCGTGCTGGAGGCCGACCGCAGGTTCGGCGCGCGCGTCTTCGAACCGCAGAGCGGGGGGCCGCTGCTCTGGCAGCACCTGTTCTGGTTCTTCGGCCACCCCGAGGTCTACGTCATCGCGCTGCCGTTCTTCGGGATCATCACCGAGGTGATCCCCGTCTTCAGCCGCAAGCCGATCTTCGGCTACGTCGGCCTGGTCGGCGCGACCATCGCGATCTCGGGCCTGTCGATGACCGTGTGGGCGCACCACATGTTCGCCACCGGGCGGGTGCTGCTGCCGTTCTTCTCCTTCATGAGCTTCCTGATAGCGATCCCGACCGGGGTGAAGTTCTTCAACTGGACCGGCACCATGTGGCGGGGACACCTGTCCTTCCAGACACCGATGATGTTCGCCATCGGGTTCCTGGTGACCTTCCTGTTCGGCGGTCTGACCGGTGTCATCCTGGCCTCGCCGCCACTGGACTTCCACGTGACCGACTCCTACTTCGTGGTGGCCCACTTCCACTACGTGGTCTTCGGCACCGTGGTGTTCGCGATGTTCGCGGGCTTCTACTTCTGGTGGCCGAAGATGACCGGCAAGATGCTGAACGACCGCCTGGGCAAGGTGCACTTCTGGACGCTGTTCGTCGGCTTCCACACCACCTTCCTGATCCACCATCTGCTCGGAGCCAAGGGCATGCCGCGCCGCTACGCCGACTACAGCCCGCTCGACGGCTTCACCGAGCTCAACATGATCTCCTCGGCGGGCGCGTTCCTGCTCGGCGCCTCCACGCTGCCGTTCCTGTACAACATCTGGCGCACCGCGCGCCACGCCCCGCGGGTGACGGTGGACGACCCGTGGGGGTTCGGCAACTCGCTGGAGTGGGCCACCTCCTGCCCGCCGCCCCGGCACAACTTCGACTTCCTGCCGACCATCCGCTCCGAGCGACCCGCCTTCGACCTGCACTACCCGAGGGTGGCCGCGCAGGCCCAGCCGCGCCAGCTCGACCCGGCCGAACCCGGCGAGTCGATCTGA
- a CDS encoding MBL fold metallo-hydrolase, giving the protein MMVDLNGSGVFFIGNATMLIRYHGFTLLTDPNFLHRGQRAYLGYGLSSRRRTDPAIEIDRLPPLDLVVLSHMHGDHWDRVARRGLDKALPIMTTVQAARRLWAQGFGEAVGLDTWEDRSIERGGHTLRITSLPGRHAPRRARALLPPVMGSMLEFGRDGGHTDLRLCISGDTLMDGCLAEIPERFPDIDLGIVHLGGTKLLGLLMVTMDGRQGAEWISLVRPRRAMPVHYDDYEAFTSPLGDFRREVERAGLSDRVHYIGRGETHPLPVRPAGGDSR; this is encoded by the coding sequence ATGATGGTTGATCTCAACGGGTCCGGTGTGTTCTTCATCGGCAACGCCACCATGCTGATCCGCTATCACGGGTTCACGCTGCTCACCGATCCCAACTTCCTCCATCGCGGCCAGCGGGCCTATCTCGGCTACGGCCTGAGCAGCCGGCGCCGGACCGATCCGGCGATCGAGATCGACCGGCTCCCGCCCCTCGACCTGGTGGTGCTGTCGCACATGCACGGCGACCACTGGGACCGGGTGGCGCGCCGCGGCCTGGACAAGGCGCTGCCGATCATGACCACGGTCCAGGCGGCGCGACGGCTCTGGGCCCAGGGGTTCGGCGAGGCCGTGGGGCTGGACACCTGGGAGGATCGGTCGATCGAGCGGGGCGGCCACACGCTGCGGATCACGTCCCTGCCCGGTCGCCACGCGCCGAGGCGGGCGCGGGCGCTGCTGCCCCCGGTGATGGGCAGCATGCTGGAGTTCGGCCGCGACGGCGGTCACACCGACCTGCGGCTGTGCATATCCGGTGACACGCTGATGGACGGCTGCCTGGCCGAGATCCCCGAGCGGTTTCCCGACATCGACCTGGGCATCGTCCACCTGGGCGGTACCAAACTCCTGGGCCTGCTGATGGTGACGATGGACGGCAGGCAGGGAGCCGAGTGGATCTCCCTCGTCCGGCCCCGGCGCGCGATGCCGGTGCACTACGACGACTACGAGGCGTTCACCTCGCCGTTGGGGGACTTCCGGCGCGAAGTCGAGCGCGCCGGCCTGTCCGACCGCGTGCACTACATCGGTCGAGGAGAGACGCACCCGCTGCCCGTACGGCCCGCGGGCGGCGATTCCCGGTAG
- a CDS encoding aldo/keto reductase: protein MEQRELGRTGRNVGVIGLGAWQLGADWGDVSEDDALATLTAAVDAGVTFIDTADVYGDGRSEQIVGRLIKDRPGLTVATKMGRRVPQEPSAYTLDNFRAWNDRSRANLGVDTLDLVQLHCPPTPVYSTDAVFDALDTMVEEGRLAAYGVSVETCEEALTAIARPNVASVQIILNAFRLKPLEQVLPAAQKAGVGIIARVPLASGLLSGKYDERTTFGQDDHRNFNRHGESFDVGETFSGVEYDTGLQAVRRLQSLVPEGMTTAQFALRWIVDQPGVSVVIPGARNAVQARANAAAAEAAPLPAEALSGVRDVYDELIRPQVHHRW, encoded by the coding sequence ATGGAACAACGCGAACTCGGCAGGACCGGCCGGAACGTCGGGGTCATCGGTCTGGGCGCCTGGCAGCTGGGTGCCGACTGGGGAGACGTGAGCGAGGACGACGCGCTCGCCACGCTGACGGCCGCCGTCGACGCGGGTGTCACCTTCATCGACACCGCCGACGTGTACGGCGACGGCCGTAGCGAGCAGATCGTCGGCAGGCTCATCAAGGACCGTCCGGGGCTGACGGTCGCCACGAAGATGGGCAGGCGGGTGCCCCAGGAGCCGTCGGCGTACACGCTCGACAACTTCCGGGCGTGGAACGACCGCTCACGCGCCAACCTGGGGGTCGACACCCTCGACCTCGTCCAGCTGCACTGCCCTCCCACCCCCGTCTACTCCACCGACGCGGTGTTCGACGCGCTGGACACCATGGTCGAGGAGGGGCGTCTCGCCGCCTACGGCGTGAGCGTCGAGACCTGCGAGGAGGCACTCACCGCGATCGCCCGCCCGAACGTGGCCAGCGTGCAGATCATCCTCAACGCCTTCCGGCTCAAGCCGCTTGAGCAGGTGCTTCCCGCCGCCCAGAAGGCCGGGGTCGGCATCATCGCCCGCGTGCCGCTGGCCAGCGGTCTGCTGTCCGGCAAGTACGACGAGCGCACCACCTTCGGGCAGGACGACCACCGCAACTTCAACCGGCACGGCGAGTCCTTCGACGTCGGGGAGACCTTCTCCGGGGTGGAGTACGACACCGGGCTCCAGGCCGTGCGCAGGCTCCAGTCGCTCGTGCCCGAGGGGATGACCACCGCGCAGTTCGCGCTGCGCTGGATCGTCGACCAGCCCGGGGTCAGCGTGGTGATCCCCGGTGCGCGCAACGCCGTACAGGCTCGGGCCAACGCCGCGGCGGCGGAGGCCGCTCCTCTGCCGGCGGAGGCCCTGTCCGGAGTGAGGGACGTCTACGACGAGCTCATCCGCCCCCAGGTCCACCACCGCTGGTAG